The following coding sequences lie in one Metopolophium dirhodum isolate CAU chromosome 5, ASM1992520v1, whole genome shotgun sequence genomic window:
- the LOC132944247 gene encoding ubiquitin-related modifier 1 has product MEKGLNITTEFTSGLQILFNNVKKHKVVLPETENPWTLGLLLFWIKDNILVDKDKCDLFLKGNTVRPGIIVAVNDQDWELLGDLKYHIKNNDNITFISTLHGG; this is encoded by the coding sequence atggAAAAGGGACTGAACATAACCACTGAATTTACAAGTGGACTTCAAATTCTATTTAACAACGTAAAGAAACACAAAGTGGTATTGCCTGAAACGGAAAATCCTTGGACACTAGGATTGCTCCTGTTCTGGATTAAAGACAATATATTGGTCGACAAAGACAAATGTGATTTGTTTTTGAAGGGCAACACTGTGAGGCCAGGCATCATTGTAGCTGTTAATGACCAAGATTGGGAACTCTTGGgcgatttaaaatatcatattaagaataatgacaatattacatttatatcaaCATTACATGGcggttaa
- the LOC132944243 gene encoding DNA repair protein XRCC1, translating to MGPIPVDRIISISSEDHAHKAENILNVSDSHQTWRCKSGEKQATVILQFLKPSVISSIDVGNDNSAFVEIFVGKSTSDEFQVLLVTSSLMTLHECKNGLNVNKVRFFDTNHLSLASKESWDRVKIVCTQPYIKQSKYGLSFVTFHSKDIPQKEPIQSQSIQLGSFTLRNDDESDDISSAGRLFSKRNENKDVVRMPESPVNRLLAIHKKNLETGKHKNTNSTNINIQTPLMNQMNSKSPKDSVKPKNIDLNVKKNDTITMAAVKNTEVKKKESSPSSHLQPSRKKIKLMKNPLPVTKPFSELLNNVVFVMSGYENPYRSNVRSKALEMGAKYKHNWDLSCTHLICAFINTPKYHECKRQGTYRIVKSDWIDKCHSNRCRYPWRRYALDKLEQNKPESEDEICAQTDSVETDDSDNEWNTVSAKHVPSTSQSNSSENQQNTITTSLYDLDTDIDSDLDIPKDILADESIVPLPFIDDIFHDCSFYLSTSLKPSLKQECHRYILALEGKFSEKEKCDYIVSTDANDLQFKNSVTPQWIWDCYDARKILPLK from the exons ATGGGCCCGATTCCAGTGGACCGTATTATAAGCATAAGCAGTGAAgaccat gCACACAAAGCTGAAAACATACTTAACGTCTCAGATTCACATCAAACGTGGCGTTGTAAATCAGGTGAAAAACAAGCTACAGTCATTCTTCAATTTTTGAAACCGTCGGTCATTAGTTCTATTGACGTTGGAAATGATAATTCTGCTTTTGTAGAAATATTTGTAGGAAAATCTACGTCTGACGAATTTCAA gtactattgGTAACTTCTTCTTTGATGACATTGCATGAATGTAAAAATggattaaatgtaaataaagtcCGTTTCTTCGACACCAATCACCTATCTTTGGCATCTAAGGAGTCATGGGATAGAGTAAAAATTGTGTGTACACAACCATACATTAAGCAGAGCaaatatggtttatcatttGTAACATTTCATTCTAAAGATATACCACAAAAAGAGCCTATCCAATCTCAGTCTATTCAGTTAGGATCATTTACATTAAGAAATGATGATGAGTCTGATGATATTTCATCTGCTGGTCGATTATTTTCCAAGCGTAATGAAAATAAAGATGTTGTGAGGATGCCAGAATCACCAGTTAATCGTCTACTagctatacataaaaaaaacttggaaacgggaaaacataaaaatactaattctacaaatattaatattcaaacacCTTTAATGAATCAAATGAACTCCAAATCTCCAAAAGATTCTGTAAAACcaaaaaacattgatttaaatgttaaaaagaaTGACACGATTACAATGGCAGCTGTTAAAAATACAG agGTTAAAAAGAAAGAATCAAGTCCATCATCACACTTGCAACCttccagaaaaaaaattaagttaatgaaaaaccCATTACCAGTAACAAAACCGTTCAGCGAATTATTGAACAATGTTGTATTTGTAATGAGTGGTTATGAAAATCCATATCGCAGTAATGTACGTTCAAAAGCTTTGGAAATGGGTGctaaatacaaacataattgGGATCTGTCATGCACGCATCTAAT atgtgCTTTTATAAATACTCCAAAGTATCATGAATGTAAAAGACAAGGAACCTATCGTATAGTAAAAAGTGATTGGATTGATAAATGTCATTCAAATAGATGTCGATATCCGTGGAGAAG GTACGCTTTGGATAAACTGGAACAAAATAAACCTGAGAGTGAAGATGAAATATGTGCACAAACTGATTCAGTTGAAACTGATGATAGTGATAATGAATGGAATACTGTTTCTGCAAA GCATGTACCCTCAACATCACAATCAAATAGTTCTGAAAATCagcaaaatacaataacaacatCACTATATGATTTAGATACTGACATTGATTCAGATTTAGATATTCCTAAAGATATATTGGCTGATGAAAGCATTGTACCATTGCCATTTATAGATGATATATTTCATGATTGTTCATTTTATCTATCTACCAGTTTAAAACCTTCACTAAAACAAGAATGTCATCGCTACATTTTAGCACTTGAGGG aaaattCAGTGAAAAGGAGAAATGTGATTATATTGTTTCAACTGATGCAAATGATTTACAA tttAAGAATTCTGTTACTCCACAGTGGATTTGGGATTGTTATGATGCAAGAAAAATATTACcgttaaaataa
- the LOC132944246 gene encoding LOW QUALITY PROTEIN: uncharacterized protein LOC132944246 (The sequence of the model RefSeq protein was modified relative to this genomic sequence to represent the inferred CDS: substituted 2 bases at 2 genomic stop codons) yields the protein MELNTTYNINIISQIDKERGLFVAVERFNSSSTGYFHHYYEQLSLFDDCIEWFQQFDYPIIEFGKVVVVQDDKNSRVWKRGIISNCHNSNNLRPEVYLIDYQRFTANDTIFELRTCPPKLLQLILPTYTIDINLCLDNDDLITAITILIKKNQYGELSFSFTPQSVENNVYSGELKVYIKEKNVSLKKLLKNVCTKKIFEDIPLYKKHQYSNFNPIEIKYLVSXNFNFIXFMNSNFCFYFFRKIFFIPREPSKMVFLDSSLVSSSFDLNCIDDSNTNSSYNSANEFSSTSNYSENICFSNDSEINITKSQNNCITPIIKQKVYSSNSSLMNKSNSSLQSPSSDDNNFTVPEIKQCKDFVVTRMSKFKKNTGCQQDNKSTLTLTVLETPEIHLKSISNIEPMNTKMNDSLIWWSDDDDDQ from the exons atggaGTTGAACAcaacatacaatataaatataattagccAAATTGACAAAGAACGTGGCTTATTTGTCGCTGTTGAACGATTTAATAGTAGTTCAACGGGATACTTTCATCACTATTATGAACAACTTTCACTCTTTGACGATTGTATCGAGTGGTTTCAACAATTCGATTATCCTATTATTGAATTTGGAAAG GTTGTAGTTGTTCAAGATGACAAAAACTCCAGGGTTTGGAAGCGTGGTATCATATCAAATTGtcataattctaataatttgcGTCCTGAAGTTTATTTAATCGACTATcag AGATTTACTGCCAACGACACCATATTTGAATTGAGAACATGTCCGCCCAAATTGTTGCAGCTTATACTGCCAACTTACACTATTGATATAAATCTTTGTTTGGATAATGATGATTTAATAACTGCAATTACAATCTTGATAAAGAAAAATCAGTATGGTGAATTAAGTTTCAGTTTTACCCCTCAATCtgttgaaaataatgtttactCTGGCGAATTAAAAGTATACATTAAAGagaaaaatgtatcattaaaaaagttattaaaaaatgtgtgcacaaaaaaaatttttgaag ACATACCACTATACAAAAAGCatcaatattcaaatttcaatccaatagaaataaaatatttagtaagttaaaattttaattttatataatttatgaattctaatttttgtttttatttctttagaaaaatattttttataccaagGGAACCAAGTAAAATGGTATTTTTAGATAGTAGTCTAGTTTCAAGTTCCTTTgacttaaattgtattgatgaTTCAAATACAAATTCGTCATATAATTCTGCCAATGAATTTTCCTCTACCTCTAACTACTCTGAAAATATTTGCTTTAGCAATGACTCAgaaataaacattacaaaatcacaaaataattgtattactccaataataaaacaaaaagtttacTCTTCTAATAGTTCTTTGATGAATAAGAGCAACTCTTCTTTGCAATCACCGAGTTctgatgataataatttcaCTGTGCCAGAAATAAAACAGTGTAAGGATTTTGTTGTAACAAGAATGTCCAAATTCAAGAAAAACACAGGTTGTCAACAAGATAACAAGTCAACTTTAACCCTTACGGTATTAGAAACACctgaaatacatttaaaatcaataagcAATATAGAACCTATGAATACTAAAATGAATGATTCACTGATATGGTGgtctgatgatgatgatgatcaATAA
- the LOC132944245 gene encoding nuclear pore complex protein Nup50: MSKRRAGNELTKDNWDEEEEKVDPGIFKVADESVLKNRVLKRAKRTLQRDESGELKPIFSGFSGFNNLSSNLNSKQAFSFLSKSNDTPSESGNHPSASTINSLTTSSSLTFSESNKSNSSKSSTLPIVNLVKVMKLNEAFVKFITNAVQKNPYCVLTPTLKDYEKQISKFVDITSCKSNTPDTSMASTKGSPQISVMESKITRTKNSDEVKNNSVNVQRSETSFINPTGNISNNEQLFSFGNKSQDTNAKESSTNILKLDKTVTEHTEKKDVETKLQPFSSEESKNTLTGTNGFKLGDFKFNNQSLSTSFTSKSPDFKFNDEKTLPFSSKDKKTSSSEKPIVCKTLNTKPPFNFGSTLPSFSFNSTEQNNSKPFFSFGSKSPTLTFSYEKLKTPPQEPKNPIDEDEDQPPVVNFTPIKENDAVFESKSKLFCFKNGKYEELGVGQLYLKSVDDKKIQLIMRNDSALGTIMANTLLNESVNFTKRNAKNVQLTCVLDPTKSTKPQTVLFKFKDSQITDSFENELNKLKK, from the exons ATGAGTAAGCGCAGAGCAGGTAACGAACTAACCAAAGACAATTGggatgaagaagaagaaaaagtaGACCCAGGAATATTTAAGGTAGCAGACGAATCTGTATTGAAAAACCGAGTTCTGAAAAGAGCAAAAAGAACATTACAAAGAGATGAATCTGGTGAACTAAAACCAATATTTTCTGGATTTTCGGGATTTAACAATCTATCTAGTAATCTAAATTCCAAACAAGCGTTTTcttttttgtcaaaatcaaaTGACACACCGAGTGAGAGTGGAAATCATCCATCTGCATCTACGATTAATTCATTGACCACATCTAGTAGCTTAACATTTTCAGAAAGTAACAAAAGTAACAGTTCCAAAAGTTCAACTCTGCCAATTGTGAATCTTGTTAAGGTGATGAAACTTAACGAGgcatttgttaaatttattacaaatgcTGTGCAGAAAAATCCTTATTGTGTGCTAACTCCTACATTGAAAGactatgaaaaacaaattagcaaatttgTCGATATTACTAGTTGCAAGTCAAATACTCCTGATACTTCAATGGCTTCTACTAAAG GATCTCCTCAAATATCAGTAATGGAAAGTAAAATAACACGTACAAAGAACTCTgatgaagtaaaaaataattctgtCAATGTCCAGAGAAGTGAAACTAGTTTTATAAATCCAACTGGCAATATTTCTAACAATGAACAATTGTTTAGTTTTGGTAATAAAAGCCAAGACACTAATGCCAAAGAATCAAGTACAAATATCTTGAAACTTGATAAGACGGTCACAGAACATACAGAAAAAAAAGATGTTGAAACAAAATTGCAACCATTTTCTTCAGAAGAATCAAAGAATACACTGACAGGGACCAATGGATTCAAGTTGGgagatttcaaatttaacaatcaGTCATTGTCAACTTCCTTTACTAGCAAATCTCCtgactttaaatttaatgatgaaaAAACATTGCCATTTAgttcaaaagataaaaaaacGTCATCCTCAGAAAAACCTATTGTATGCAAGACATTAAACACAAAGCCTCCATTTAATTTCGGAAGTACCCTACCGTCATTTTCATTTAACTCTACAGAACAAAATAATTCCAAGCCATTCTTTAGTTTTGGATCAAAATCGCCTACCTTAACATTTTCTTATGAAAAGTTGAAGACCCCTCCTCAGGAACCTAAAAATCCAATAGATGAAGATGAGGATCAACCGCCAGTTGTAAATTTTACACCTATTAAAGAGAATGATGCCGTTTTTGAGTCTAAAagtaaactattttgttttaaaaatggtaaatatGAAGAGCTTGGGGTTGgtcaattgtatttaaaatcagtggatgataaaaaaatacaattaattatgagGAATGATAGTGCCTTGGGAACTATTATGGCAAATACGTTACTGAATGAATCTGTTAATTTTACTAAACGCAATgcaaaaaatgttcaattaacATGTGTTCTTGATCCTACAAAAAGTACCAAACCGCAAACGGTTCTATTCAAATTTAAGGATTCACAAATCACCGATTCATTTGAAAACgaactaaacaaattgaaaaagtaG